The Marinilongibacter aquaticus genome has a window encoding:
- a CDS encoding SDR family NAD(P)-dependent oxidoreductase: MRLKDKVILITGSYTGIGKAIAQSCLREGAKVILNGLDHEAGLALYTEIGPEKSSMCTLDITQEGAPEKLVGLAVEKFGSLDAVVNNAALIASSNILDTDSKLFHEVLGVNLVAPMAIIRKALPALKKSKGCVLNIGSINAWGGEPNLLAYSISKGALMTLTRNLGDSLFREFGVRVNQINPGWVLTENEKLKKKEQGMKADWYRDIPDIFAPAKRIFTPEEIAAAALFLLSDESGPVSAQVMDLEQFPMIGRNLPKNWEGSHQS, encoded by the coding sequence ATGCGATTAAAAGACAAAGTCATTCTCATTACCGGAAGCTATACAGGAATCGGCAAAGCCATCGCCCAATCCTGCCTAAGAGAAGGTGCAAAAGTGATTCTAAATGGCCTTGACCATGAAGCCGGCCTGGCCCTTTATACTGAAATCGGCCCTGAAAAATCGAGTATGTGTACACTCGATATCACCCAAGAAGGAGCTCCCGAAAAGTTGGTCGGCTTGGCCGTGGAAAAGTTTGGCAGTCTGGATGCGGTAGTGAACAACGCGGCCTTGATTGCATCTTCCAATATTCTCGACACGGACAGCAAACTTTTTCATGAAGTCCTTGGCGTCAATCTAGTCGCTCCTATGGCCATTATTCGAAAAGCATTGCCGGCTCTTAAAAAAAGCAAAGGTTGTGTGCTCAACATCGGGTCGATCAATGCCTGGGGCGGAGAGCCCAATCTTCTGGCCTACAGCATTTCCAAAGGAGCATTGATGACCTTGACCCGTAATCTTGGCGACAGCCTTTTTCGCGAGTTTGGCGTGCGGGTAAATCAAATAAACCCGGGCTGGGTACTAACCGAAAATGAAAAATTGAAAAAAAAGGAACAGGGCATGAAAGCCGATTGGTATCGGGACATCCCTGATATATTCGCTCCGGCCAAACGCATTTTTACACCCGAAGAAATTGCCGCAGCGGCCCTGTTTCTACTTTCCGACGAAAGTGGCCCAGTAAGTGCTCAAGTGATGGATTTGGAACAGTTCCCGATGATTGGCCGCAATTTGCCCAAAAACTGGGAAGGTTCTCATCAATCTTAA
- a CDS encoding zinc-binding dehydrogenase — translation MKQLAVVNYAEEKGSVALREVPKPEIGDEDVLLEVANVGVCGSDLHQWTSDHSWPVNYPVVLGHEFGGHIVEIGKAVEKWKEGDRVVSETAAVINPQSPMSRQGFYNLDTERKGFGYGVNGAMTRYVKVPARLLHRVPEPLSFEQACLTEPCAVAYNAVVMNSRIKPGDRVLVIGPGTIGTLCAVMASLCGAEVAVLGLPQDKARLKIVEQYGFQTLVGDPSEWVFKADGLGVDCVVDAAGVSETLKIALDAVRPKGQIAKVGWGPKPFHFSLDPLVQKNVTLQGSFSHNWPIWEKVIGLMASGKLDVRPIIGGVWKTSEWHEAFEKMHSGEIIKSVLKPD, via the coding sequence ATGAAACAGTTGGCAGTAGTCAATTATGCGGAAGAAAAAGGCAGCGTGGCCTTACGCGAAGTACCCAAACCTGAAATTGGCGACGAAGACGTACTGCTCGAAGTGGCCAATGTGGGTGTCTGTGGAAGCGATTTGCACCAATGGACTTCCGATCACAGTTGGCCCGTAAATTATCCCGTTGTTTTGGGGCACGAATTTGGTGGACACATTGTCGAAATAGGCAAAGCGGTGGAAAAGTGGAAAGAAGGAGACCGCGTGGTAAGCGAAACCGCGGCCGTGATCAATCCGCAAAGCCCCATGAGCCGACAAGGTTTTTACAACCTCGATACCGAAAGAAAAGGTTTTGGATACGGTGTAAATGGAGCCATGACGCGTTATGTAAAAGTACCCGCCCGCCTCTTGCACCGCGTACCCGAGCCTCTTTCTTTCGAACAAGCCTGCCTTACTGAGCCTTGTGCCGTAGCCTACAATGCCGTTGTCATGAACAGCCGCATTAAACCGGGCGACAGGGTACTGGTAATTGGCCCGGGCACCATAGGCACGCTTTGTGCAGTTATGGCCAGCCTTTGTGGTGCAGAAGTAGCGGTTTTGGGTCTGCCCCAAGATAAGGCAAGATTGAAAATTGTGGAGCAATATGGTTTTCAGACATTGGTGGGCGACCCTTCCGAATGGGTCTTCAAAGCCGACGGCCTGGGTGTCGATTGTGTGGTTGATGCAGCTGGAGTGAGCGAAACCCTAAAAATTGCATTGGATGCGGTGCGTCCCAAAGGGCAAATTGCCAAAGTGGGTTGGGGGCCAAAACCTTTCCATTTTTCGCTTGACCCTCTGGTGCAGAAAAACGTGACATTGCAAGGAAGTTTTAGCCACAATTGGCCCATTTGGGAAAAAGTGATCGGTTTGATGGCCAGTGGAAAACTGGATGTCCGTCCGATTATCGGTGGGGTTTGGAAAACCTCAGAATGGCACGAAGCTTTTGAAAAAATGCATTCGGGCGAAATTATCAAAAGTGTACTCAAACCCGATTGA
- a CDS encoding orotidine 5'-phosphate decarboxylase / HUMPS family protein: MKPIVQISLDLTSIDEALETAAMAMRAGVDWLEAGTPLILAEGLHGVRKLREAFPQTPIVADLKTMDGGYLEAEMMAKAGATHVVVMARAHEETIKMVVKAGKDCGIEVMGDNLGCPDMVEGARKLESLGCDYIIHHIGYDERRGIAARGHRMPSPLDQLKEVVDAVQVPVQAVGGLSLEQAIQCPSYGAPLVVLGAPLTIDADAFKTADGDLEASLRLICNKIHSYGDIAVHSK, encoded by the coding sequence ATGAAACCTATTGTTCAGATATCTCTGGACCTCACCTCTATTGATGAGGCTCTGGAAACTGCCGCCATGGCCATGCGGGCTGGCGTCGACTGGCTCGAAGCCGGTACCCCACTTATTCTTGCAGAAGGCCTACACGGTGTCCGAAAACTTCGTGAGGCTTTTCCTCAGACACCCATTGTTGCCGATTTGAAAACCATGGATGGGGGCTACCTCGAAGCCGAAATGATGGCCAAAGCAGGAGCCACACATGTGGTGGTTATGGCCCGTGCACATGAAGAAACCATTAAAATGGTGGTGAAAGCGGGTAAAGATTGCGGCATCGAAGTTATGGGCGACAACCTCGGCTGTCCGGATATGGTCGAAGGAGCCCGAAAACTTGAAAGTTTGGGTTGCGATTACATTATCCACCATATAGGCTATGATGAACGCCGCGGAATTGCCGCACGGGGCCACCGTATGCCAAGTCCCTTGGATCAACTCAAGGAGGTCGTCGATGCCGTACAGGTGCCTGTGCAAGCTGTTGGCGGGCTATCTCTCGAACAGGCCATTCAATGCCCGAGTTATGGAGCTCCGTTGGTGGTTTTGGGAGCTCCACTGACCATAGATGCGGATGCTTTCAAAACAGCCGATGGCGATTTGGAAGCTTCTCTTCGGTTGATTTGCAACAAAATCCACAGCTACGGTGACATCGCCGTACACTCTAAATAA
- a CDS encoding DUF190 domain-containing protein — protein sequence MENKIRTTTLGKLRIFLKSGETVKGNRFIRRMFPQSKYRNLLNEAKNAGIRNAHIYYTHAAYERGGAVQHHHDEHGNEGLTVCLELVDEKDILKAFFSQHKDMLKDKTVIYKEVEMWEYAD from the coding sequence ATGGAAAATAAGATACGTACCACCACGCTGGGCAAATTGCGGATCTTTCTCAAATCGGGAGAAACCGTCAAAGGCAACCGCTTTATTCGGAGGATGTTCCCGCAAAGCAAATACCGCAATCTTTTGAACGAAGCCAAGAATGCAGGTATTCGCAACGCCCATATTTATTATACGCATGCCGCTTACGAGCGTGGCGGAGCCGTTCAACACCATCACGACGAGCACGGCAACGAAGGCCTTACGGTATGTTTGGAGTTGGTGGATGAAAAGGACATTTTGAAAGCTTTTTTCAGCCAACACAAAGACATGCTAAAAGACAAAACCGTGATTTATAAGGAAGTCGAGATGTGGGAATACGCCGATTGA
- a CDS encoding voltage-gated chloride channel family protein translates to MTKLNYSFEQFQIGKHLLRWSLMVLPVAIAVGSMVALFLWLLEWATHTRWNNMWLIYLLPLAGILIYALYRFWGKNAEAGNNLIMDEIHKPGGGIPFRMAPLVLITTVITHLFGGSAGREGTAVQIGGSMAAFLAKKLGLKQADKRILLLSGMAAGFGAVFGTPVTGALFALEVLAIGRIKYDALIPCLIASLLADITCSSFPIHHTHYAITFADSKMLDIMPYISFDLALLAKVVGASVLFGLASFLFAELSHFIKAQSNKYIPNKWLIPVFGAALVLGISYMLGTFDYLGLGVHAAQADGISIVSAFKAGNVTYFSWFWKLLLTAITLGMGFKGGEVTPLFFIGATLGNTLAIATGAPVDLLAGLGFIAVFAGATNTPLACTMMGVELFGGEYVIYYAVACFTAYYFSGHSGIYQSQRVAISKFHTEEDGEETIKQVKENKRMYGK, encoded by the coding sequence ATGACAAAACTCAATTATTCTTTCGAACAATTTCAAATTGGCAAGCACCTCTTGCGTTGGTCGCTAATGGTTTTGCCTGTGGCCATTGCCGTTGGCAGCATGGTGGCCCTGTTTCTTTGGCTTCTCGAATGGGCCACGCATACCCGCTGGAACAACATGTGGCTTATTTATCTGCTGCCCCTTGCGGGGATTTTGATCTATGCACTTTACCGGTTTTGGGGTAAAAATGCCGAAGCAGGAAACAACCTGATCATGGATGAAATCCACAAGCCGGGTGGCGGCATTCCTTTCCGAATGGCTCCTTTGGTGCTGATTACCACGGTGATCACCCATTTGTTTGGCGGATCGGCTGGCCGCGAGGGAACCGCGGTACAAATTGGTGGAAGTATGGCGGCTTTCCTTGCGAAGAAACTCGGACTGAAACAGGCCGACAAACGTATTTTATTGCTCTCGGGAATGGCTGCTGGTTTTGGTGCCGTTTTCGGAACGCCCGTCACTGGAGCCCTCTTTGCTTTGGAAGTATTGGCCATTGGCCGAATCAAATACGATGCTCTAATCCCCTGTCTTATAGCCAGTTTACTTGCCGATATTACTTGCAGCTCTTTCCCTATCCATCATACCCATTATGCCATTACCTTTGCCGATAGCAAAATGCTCGACATTATGCCCTATATCTCATTCGACCTGGCTCTGCTGGCCAAGGTGGTGGGGGCGAGTGTGCTGTTTGGCTTGGCCAGTTTTTTGTTTGCCGAACTCTCCCATTTTATCAAGGCTCAAAGCAATAAATACATTCCCAACAAATGGCTTATCCCTGTATTCGGAGCGGCCCTTGTCTTGGGCATAAGCTATATGCTGGGCACTTTCGATTATTTGGGTTTAGGGGTACATGCTGCACAAGCCGATGGAATCAGCATCGTTTCGGCGTTCAAAGCGGGTAATGTGACATATTTCAGTTGGTTTTGGAAACTGCTGCTTACAGCCATCACTTTGGGCATGGGCTTTAAAGGAGGCGAGGTTACACCCTTGTTTTTCATAGGAGCCACCTTGGGCAATACCCTTGCCATAGCCACGGGAGCTCCGGTAGATTTATTGGCTGGATTGGGATTCATCGCGGTTTTTGCAGGTGCAACCAATACCCCGTTGGCCTGTACCATGATGGGCGTTGAGCTTTTTGGTGGCGAATATGTAATTTATTATGCCGTGGCTTGTTTTACGGCCTATTACTTCAGCGGACACAGCGGCATTTATCAATCGCAGCGGGTTGCGATATCCAAGTTTCACACCGAAGAAGATGGTGAAGAGACGATCAAACAGGTGAAAGAAAACAAAAGAATGTATGGAAAATAA
- a CDS encoding helix-turn-helix transcriptional regulator — MTILELLALFLIGGTTAFIAVVIWSGVEIKMMVYRDFGIWSLSMLLLLSLQYARHSGFHFRLSAYYANLLRNIPVILFILLLRKMTAVSRFAAGPVPRLFLLCLILLVCNETLHFLMPLNRALFNRVLEVSFWALILSAFGISLFWLLSLIRNNSQLGIFLSTFFAPFSLFLAGNALVYFHFIGTPEYVYVFTIAGLLIQLAIIYKNLLHLLLSEKTEDIAINYAFETETHFADGESAWIAPGLAMLTSRENEVLRAYCNGFTYREISDSFFISPNTVRTHLKNIYKKLGINSKTEAIRFLNQEESGSNH, encoded by the coding sequence ATGACAATTCTTGAGCTATTGGCCCTGTTCCTTATCGGGGGCACGACGGCTTTCATTGCCGTAGTGATCTGGTCAGGGGTCGAGATAAAAATGATGGTTTACCGTGATTTTGGTATCTGGAGCCTCAGCATGTTGCTCTTATTAAGCCTGCAATACGCCCGGCATTCGGGTTTCCATTTTCGTCTCAGTGCATATTATGCCAATCTCTTACGGAATATCCCCGTAATCCTTTTCATTTTACTGTTGCGGAAAATGACGGCCGTCTCCCGTTTTGCGGCAGGTCCGGTCCCCAGATTATTCCTGCTGTGTTTGATCCTGCTCGTGTGCAATGAAACCCTGCATTTCTTGATGCCCCTGAACCGGGCACTTTTCAATCGCGTATTGGAGGTTTCGTTTTGGGCACTCATCCTTTCGGCCTTTGGCATTTCTTTGTTCTGGCTTCTCTCCCTTATTCGGAACAATTCACAGCTAGGCATTTTCCTGTCCACCTTTTTTGCCCCTTTTTCACTCTTTCTTGCGGGCAATGCCCTTGTATACTTCCATTTTATCGGCACTCCGGAATACGTATATGTATTTACCATAGCGGGCCTGCTCATTCAGTTGGCGATCATATACAAAAACCTCCTGCACCTGCTGCTCAGCGAAAAAACAGAAGATATTGCGATCAATTATGCTTTCGAAACGGAAACCCATTTCGCAGACGGAGAAAGTGCATGGATTGCCCCCGGACTGGCAATGCTGACGAGTCGGGAGAATGAGGTCCTGAGAGCTTACTGCAATGGGTTTACCTACCGCGAAATCAGCGATTCGTTTTTTATCAGCCCCAATACGGTACGGACGCACCTGAAAAATATCTACAAAAAACTGGGAATCAATTCAAAGACGGAGGCCATCCGCTTTTTGAACCAAGAGGAGTCTGGCTCAAACCACTAA
- a CDS encoding tail fiber domain-containing protein: MKTKALTLLLLFFAIGRIDAQSILLSPGKQGMNTGQTEDNVLEIRGNGLLIQSQFVEVPLPQTPTVYDMVNNSTQTINNQTTGLVREPDGDQNYLANTVYNAKTRLVYDAAPPAGNAVVGVRISFEEFGMDSPGDSLLIARNVSGTEAVAAFSGNAVPGDLMIYGEDLDIYFIFKTDGDANNGSGFALTFQLLYSTVPSAKISNAIGGSTFQFDASESSLWAGEFAKEDLLKRGRYSVAFGRSRAEGNSALAAVSGNAAAWNSIALGAAAEAANTGAVAIGVLAKASGISSVAFGSNGLYPNQATGDRSMVFNGGSLNPNIAGGTSSTASGEGTQAPGLAGFSMGSSTLASGYYALAGGLSTTANSYAMTALGRYNVLSSVPSSWSSGTALFVVGNGSSNGNRNNALTILKNGRMGVNESAISDSRLRIKHNSSISDAHLMLYEDGNDFARLSFKCGLNSEFWTIAGVTRDGTTPGKLNFYSSEIGDVLQIESYSTYGKVKVNGQFSVNDNVIFTGFTQIDDMHSLGSISVVGSVCASNISCSSDIRLKRDIRPLDFNWGNLLALRAVHYTWKDPERGTDLQSGLIAQEVQKLYPELVQSGADGYLSVNYIGLVPHLIEGLKDLKAENTELKEKVAKLETLLQEKIEYLEAAVASLKGAAVVKQ; this comes from the coding sequence ATGAAAACGAAAGCCTTAACCTTACTGCTCCTTTTCTTTGCGATCGGCCGGATCGACGCCCAGAGTATTCTCCTTTCTCCCGGCAAACAGGGAATGAATACGGGCCAAACAGAGGACAATGTCTTGGAAATACGGGGGAACGGTCTGTTGATTCAATCACAGTTCGTCGAGGTGCCCCTGCCCCAAACGCCCACCGTTTACGACATGGTGAACAATTCGACGCAAACCATAAACAACCAAACAACGGGCCTTGTCCGTGAACCGGATGGCGATCAAAACTATTTGGCCAATACCGTCTACAATGCCAAAACCCGTTTGGTATACGACGCTGCCCCGCCGGCGGGCAATGCCGTGGTAGGCGTCAGGATAAGTTTTGAAGAGTTCGGCATGGACAGCCCCGGGGATTCTTTGCTCATAGCCCGAAATGTCTCCGGAACGGAAGCGGTTGCGGCATTTTCGGGAAATGCGGTCCCGGGCGACCTTATGATTTATGGAGAAGATCTGGATATCTACTTCATTTTCAAAACCGATGGGGATGCAAACAACGGAAGCGGCTTTGCCCTGACGTTCCAGTTGCTGTATTCCACAGTACCCTCCGCCAAGATTTCCAATGCCATTGGCGGATCCACGTTCCAGTTCGATGCATCCGAGTCTTCGCTTTGGGCCGGTGAATTCGCGAAAGAAGATCTGTTGAAGCGTGGTCGGTATTCCGTTGCCTTCGGCCGGTCAAGGGCGGAGGGCAATTCGGCATTGGCTGCCGTTTCGGGCAATGCGGCCGCATGGAATTCCATTGCCCTGGGGGCGGCGGCCGAGGCTGCCAATACAGGAGCTGTGGCGATTGGCGTTTTGGCCAAGGCTTCCGGGATTTCGTCCGTAGCCTTTGGTTCTAACGGCCTGTATCCGAACCAAGCTACCGGAGATCGCAGCATGGTCTTCAATGGCGGTTCTTTGAATCCGAACATTGCCGGCGGAACAAGCAGCACCGCCAGCGGAGAGGGTACGCAGGCCCCGGGCCTTGCGGGTTTTTCAATGGGCAGTTCAACCCTAGCCTCGGGTTATTATGCCTTGGCGGGCGGCCTGTCCACCACCGCGAACAGCTATGCCATGACAGCCCTGGGGCGTTACAATGTATTGAGCAGCGTGCCTTCTTCCTGGTCTTCCGGTACCGCTTTGTTCGTGGTGGGAAACGGTTCTTCGAACGGCAACCGAAACAATGCCCTTACCATATTGAAGAACGGACGCATGGGAGTGAACGAATCCGCCATTTCCGATTCGCGTTTGAGAATAAAGCACAATTCATCGATATCCGATGCACACCTTATGCTTTATGAAGACGGCAACGATTTTGCCCGCCTAAGTTTCAAATGCGGCTTGAATTCTGAGTTCTGGACCATCGCCGGGGTCACCCGGGACGGTACGACGCCCGGTAAACTGAATTTCTATTCGAGTGAAATAGGTGATGTACTGCAAATCGAATCGTACAGCACATACGGCAAGGTGAAGGTCAACGGTCAATTCAGTGTGAACGACAATGTCATCTTTACGGGTTTTACGCAAATTGACGACATGCACAGTTTGGGAAGCATTTCCGTTGTGGGGAGCGTGTGTGCCTCCAACATAAGCTGTTCTTCGGACATTCGCCTGAAACGAGACATTCGTCCCTTGGATTTCAACTGGGGTAACCTTTTGGCCCTGCGGGCGGTACATTATACCTGGAAGGACCCTGAACGCGGAACGGACCTGCAAAGCGGCCTGATTGCTCAGGAAGTACAGAAGCTATATCCTGAATTGGTACAATCCGGTGCCGACGGCTACTTGTCGGTGAACTATATAGGACTGGTGCCCCACCTTATTGAAGGTCTAAAGGACCTGAAAGCGGAAAATACGGAATTGAAAGAAAAGGTGGCCAAACTCGAAACTCTTTTGCAGGAGAAAATAGAATACCTTGAAGCTGCAGTGGCGTCGTTAAAAGGTGCTGCGGTTGTAAAGCAATAA
- a CDS encoding LytR/AlgR family response regulator transcription factor — protein sequence MKLKCVIVDDEPLAGEGLARHTEVVDYLELMAIVQNPVELDLLMESEKPDLIFLDIEMPFMNGMDFLNLKSSLPMVILTTAYPHYALEAFQFDVVDYLLKPITFNRFFKAVKKARGLYLLKNQTPTTETTQSEADYFFIKCEGKFEKILTDDILYIQSLQNYVIIYTTKGKFMTLMSLKSWEENLNSTQFIRVHKSYIVAINKVTRFEHSALQIEQQSIPISRANRDWVLEILLKNNPFQK from the coding sequence TTGAAACTAAAATGTGTCATTGTGGATGATGAGCCTTTGGCCGGAGAGGGTTTGGCCCGGCACACCGAGGTGGTGGATTATCTCGAATTGATGGCCATTGTACAAAATCCCGTCGAATTGGATTTGCTCATGGAATCGGAAAAACCCGACCTCATTTTTCTGGATATCGAAATGCCTTTTATGAACGGCATGGATTTCTTGAACCTGAAATCTTCGCTACCAATGGTGATCCTCACCACGGCTTATCCCCACTACGCTTTGGAGGCTTTTCAATTCGATGTGGTCGATTACCTCTTGAAACCCATCACCTTCAATCGCTTTTTCAAAGCCGTGAAAAAAGCCCGTGGATTGTACCTTTTGAAAAACCAAACACCCACTACCGAAACCACGCAAAGTGAAGCCGATTACTTTTTCATCAAATGCGAAGGCAAGTTTGAAAAGATATTGACCGATGATATTCTGTATATTCAATCGTTGCAAAACTATGTCATTATCTACACCACAAAAGGTAAGTTCATGACCTTGATGTCGTTGAAAAGCTGGGAAGAGAATCTCAATTCCACTCAATTCATACGCGTGCACAAATCGTATATCGTGGCCATAAATAAAGTGACGCGTTTTGAGCATTCGGCCTTGCAAATTGAGCAGCAAAGCATTCCTATCAGCCGAGCAAACCGCGACTGGGTTTTGGAAATTTTGTTGAAAAACAATCCTTTTCAGAAGTAG
- a CDS encoding sensor histidine kinase, whose protein sequence is MLQWILKYKLYHIPFWVAYHLMWLLINTDSLNGSWNYLFGGEIPVKFLGYIVFQAVGAYFNLYFLIPRFLSKGRYGIYFILVVLTILVITALITGGYYLNAYLSAKSFQEIFGREPSEFMYFFSRMALPSTAASMTLAMSVKLAKNWLQTEREKLTLQKENLETELKYLKSQINPHFLFNTINSIYVLIHKNPDLASESLASFSDMLRYQLYECNDPYIPLGKELNFIDDFIQLESLRLYENQTELAFDLAQHLEQSVQIAPFIILPFVENAFKHVSRDKNQHNFIRMKLNVSEQKQLHLSLENSNGKATGKSSSGIGLSNVNRRLELLYPEKHTLTVRDESGIFKVQLKLELH, encoded by the coding sequence ATGCTCCAATGGATTCTGAAATATAAACTTTACCATATACCTTTTTGGGTGGCGTACCATCTGATGTGGCTGCTGATCAACACCGACAGTTTGAACGGCTCCTGGAATTACCTTTTCGGTGGCGAAATACCAGTAAAGTTTTTAGGTTACATTGTTTTTCAGGCAGTGGGAGCCTATTTCAACTTGTATTTTTTGATTCCCCGATTTTTGTCAAAAGGTCGTTACGGAATCTATTTTATTCTCGTCGTATTGACCATCCTCGTCATCACCGCATTGATTACAGGCGGCTATTACCTCAATGCCTACCTTTCGGCCAAAAGCTTTCAGGAAATCTTTGGCCGCGAACCTTCAGAATTCATGTATTTCTTCTCGCGAATGGCCCTGCCCTCCACGGCCGCCAGCATGACTTTGGCCATGAGTGTGAAATTGGCAAAAAACTGGCTGCAAACGGAGCGTGAAAAATTGACCTTACAAAAGGAAAACCTCGAAACAGAACTGAAATACTTAAAATCTCAGATCAATCCGCATTTTCTTTTCAATACGATCAATTCGATATACGTACTCATCCATAAAAATCCCGATTTGGCCTCAGAATCCTTGGCTTCGTTTTCCGATATGCTGCGGTATCAATTGTACGAATGCAACGACCCTTACATTCCGCTTGGCAAAGAACTTAACTTCATCGATGATTTCATTCAGTTGGAAAGCTTGAGGCTATACGAAAACCAAACCGAATTGGCATTCGATTTGGCTCAGCATCTGGAACAATCCGTACAAATCGCTCCCTTTATCATTCTGCCTTTTGTCGAAAACGCCTTCAAACACGTTTCGAGAGATAAAAACCAGCACAATTTCATTCGGATGAAGCTCAACGTTTCAGAGCAAAAGCAACTGCATTTAAGCCTCGAAAACAGCAATGGAAAGGCCACAGGGAAAAGCTCTTCGGGCATAGGGCTTTCGAATGTAAATAGAAGATTGGAACTCCTTTATCCCGAAAAACATACGCTTACGGTTCGGGATGAATCCGGTATATTTAAAGTACAACTAAAACTGGAATTGCATTGA